From a single Okeanomitos corallinicola TIOX110 genomic region:
- the rfbA gene encoding glucose-1-phosphate thymidylyltransferase RfbA — translation MKGIILAGGSGTRLYPLTQVVSKQLMSVYDKPMVYYPLSVLMLAGIREILIISTPKDLPLFQQLLKDGSQWGLKFSYVEQPKPEGLAQAFILGKDFIKNDSVCLILGDNIFYGHGLTEVLNRAAQLQQGGLVFGYKVTQPESYGVIEFDAAGKAISIEEKPKNPKSKYAVPGIYFYDSQVTEIAANLKPSPRGELEITDVNLAYLNQGQLKVEILGRGYAWLDTGTHESLHQAANFIQTLEQRQGFKIACIEEIAYNQGYIDSHQLRYLAESMGKSSYGLYLRRLLEDEITFH, via the coding sequence ATGAAGGGAATTATTCTCGCTGGTGGTTCTGGTACAAGACTTTATCCTTTAACTCAAGTTGTCAGTAAACAGTTAATGTCTGTTTATGATAAACCGATGGTTTACTATCCTTTATCTGTTTTAATGTTAGCGGGAATTCGGGAAATTTTGATAATTTCTACTCCCAAAGATTTACCCTTGTTTCAACAACTTCTCAAAGATGGTAGTCAGTGGGGTTTAAAGTTTAGTTATGTGGAACAACCCAAACCGGAAGGTTTAGCACAAGCTTTTATTTTGGGTAAAGATTTTATCAAAAATGATTCGGTTTGTTTGATTTTAGGAGATAACATATTTTACGGACATGGTTTAACGGAAGTTTTAAATCGTGCTGCTCAACTGCAACAGGGAGGGTTAGTTTTTGGTTATAAAGTTACACAACCTGAAAGTTATGGTGTGATTGAATTTGATGCTGCTGGTAAAGCAATTAGTATTGAGGAAAAACCAAAAAATCCTAAATCAAAATATGCTGTACCGGGTATTTATTTTTATGACTCTCAAGTTACAGAAATTGCTGCTAATTTAAAACCTTCTCCTCGTGGTGAGTTAGAAATTACTGATGTGAATTTAGCTTATTTAAACCAAGGTCAATTAAAGGTAGAAATTTTAGGAAGGGGTTATGCTTGGTTAGATACGGGTACTCATGAATCTTTACATCAAGCTGCAAATTTTATTCAAACTCTAGAACAAAGACAAGGATTCAAAATAGCTTGTATTGAAGAAATTGCTTATAACCAAGGTTATATTGATTCTCATCAGTTACGTTATTTGGCTGAATCTATGGGTAAAAGTAGTTATGGTCTTTATTTACGAAGACTTTTAGAAGATGAAATTACTTTTCATTGA